Part of the Peromyscus maniculatus bairdii isolate BWxNUB_F1_BW_parent chromosome 23, HU_Pman_BW_mat_3.1, whole genome shotgun sequence genome is shown below.
ctctggaggtggagaatCATGTGGAGACCAAACTCactttggctacagagtgagtccaggccagcctgggctacataagactatctacattaaaaaaaaaaaaaaaaaaaaaaaaaaaaaaaaaaaaaaggcaggacaGAGTGACAGAGTGGCTCTCAAGGCCCCGCCCCCTCTCTGAGGATCTActggcagttaatggttgctagaAGAGGGAGAGATGTTTTCTGAAGTGGTGTAGCTACTAGTTAGGTGCCCATGCTTCATAAATAACCTTCActctgcttctgtaagtaagTTTAATGAAATTCACTGGgtcaccaaaaaaagaaagaaagaaagagaaaaaagaaagaaagatggaagcaGAAGGGAGACTAGGTGGGAAAACCAGAGAGGTTAATGGAGCTGTGAtcaaatatgaccaaaatacatcaTGCACATGTattacacatgtatgaaaattcgacaatgagctgggcctggtggcgctcgcctttaattccaacacttggaagacagaggcaggcggagctctgtgagttcgaggtcagcctggtctacagagcgagttcagggacagccagagctacatagagaaaacctgtctaggaaaaaaaaaaaaaaaagtgggcgaTCGTATCTTCAAGATGGCTGACAGTAGAGGTGCATGTGTATACACCTTGTACACTGCCTCACGAGTTAATAGGGAATaacatctaaaaaataaaagtaaaaataaaaaggggagccgggcgttggtggcgcacgcctttaatcccagcactctgggaggcagaggcaggtggatctctgtgagtttgaggccagcctgggctaccaagtgagttccaggaaaggcgcaaagctacacagagaaaccctgtctcgaaaaaccaaaaaataaaataaaataaaaaataaataaataaataaaaaggggaaacgAGACGGCTTAGAAGGTAAAGGCTGCTAAGCCTAATAACTGGAATTCaatgcccaggacccacaggtggaagaagagaaccaactcccttaAGTTGTCGCCTGTCCTTCAGACGCGTTGCACGCACCTGCACCTCCCCAATACTCGAAGAAATAGACAGatgtaattaaatttaaaaaaaaaataagtaaagagagagagaaagtagaagGAAACTGAATATTGGCAAGACTGAGAGGGCGCGCTGAAACTACAACTCCCGGCCTCCTTTGGGCGGATGGCCCTACGGGATTGGTCCTTCCTCCATGTGGGCGGGGCTTGAGAGGCCCGCTTTCCACTGTTGCCTGGGGAGACCGCCGCAGGGGGGCGGAAATTGCCGAGGCGGGCGGCGAGTGCCGAGGCGGCGCGCGGGAAGGTCTGGCGGCCATGGCGGCCCCGGGGCCCGCGAGTCGCTTCTGGTGCTCGTGTCCCGAGGTGCCCTCCGCCACATTCTTCACCGCCCTGCTCTCGCTGCTGGTGTCGGGGCCCCGCCTGTTCCTGCTGCAGCCACCTCTGGCGCCTTCGGGGCTGTCGCTGCGCTCCGAGGCCCTGCGCAACTGGCAAGGTGAGCAGGAACTGGGCGGGGATGGCGCGCTTCCTCAACCCAGGGACCCCAGCTATCCGTCActgccagccagcccccagcctccgTGCCCATCACTGATCTCCCCGCTTGGAGCTCCAGCAAGTCTTGTCCAAAGTCTCATCATCATTTTCGCCAATTCCTTCCCTACCCAAAACTGCCACCTTGCATGTCCCGTCCCCCCCCAGGCCCATTCATTCTTTGGTTTTGAGGATGACTCCCCCTCCTTCGCCCCTCCAGTTTTATAAATACAGACCCCCATCTGCTGAAGGCCTGAGCCCCTCAGGAACAAAACAAACGTCTCTCGCCTTCGTCGTGACAGTTGAACTTTTCGTCTCTTGTCACCTGCATGAATGGTTTTTCCTCTTGAGTCTAGAATTTTCTGCTGCGTCTTCACCTTAACCCTGACTCTTAATTCCAGctcatggaaggaggaaagggctgGGCCGTCTTCTGCCCCTGGTAAAGTGTTTGTTTTCTCAGGGGAGAGAATTTTCTCAGACCAATTAAGTCTGTAATCATCCTTTTGTAAAAGACAGGATTCCtagcctttgtttctttctcattctttcctgGGAACCCCCAGTGGCTCCCAAGGTAACAGAGGCCTGTGCATTCATTTCATGTAATCCTCACAGCGATTTCATGACAGGCCATATTAAATTGCCTGTTTACCAGAAATTGAGGATGAATAGAGAATCACAGAGCTAATACATCAAAATATTGAGATAGGAacccagctttttgtttttagtatGCTGTTTTAGAACTAAGGTTTGGACATATAATGCGCACACCCTTATATAGATATATACGTATGTGGGTCATTTAATTTGGGATCCATGCGGTAATGGCGcatgcctctagtcccagcacttggaggcagaggcaggtgaatctgtgagttcaaggccagccaggactacacagagaaaagccctgtcttgaaaaacaacactttttttcaccttttttaaaatttatttttctattatcagcttgatacagtataaatttttatcctaattgtgaaatgtttcattgaggcttgcccagtaattgagtaaaaccaaaacttattataagccacagtcattctagggtcccccctgctatacagcctccctggttctgtgggttgcagtctgattgttctttgctttatatctagtatccacttatgagtgagtacataccatgtttgtccttctgggtttgggttacctcactcaggatgatttttttctagttccatccatttgcctgcaaatttcattgtagcactttttttttaaagtttattatgtatatagaataaaaatatgtattacttattttgtctgcgtgtatgcctacaggccagaagagggcaccagatctcattacagatggttgtgaactatctctccagccctgcatgtAGCACTTCTTACAATCAGCTAAATGCCAATCTAATGAGGCACataccctctttctttctttcctttttcctttgaaacagggtcttgctatttatgtagaccagaatggtcagaactcaccgtgtagcccagagtggccacAAGCCCataaatctcctgcctcagcctcctcagtactAGACACAGACATGCACTACATCACATTTGTAGTTAACcctatctgtgtgagtgtgggaTTCATGAACAGGTAGAGATACGGGACCTTTGAAGGCCTTGGGCTTGACCTGATACTTCCCAATGAGGAAATTGAAGCTGTGAGGATATGGTCGTTGGACTTAACTGAGCCCAGGCAGCCTGGTTATGATAAAGCCAAGATCCCCTCCAAGTCTTACACTCCTAAGAAATGACACTATCgattcatctttctctctcatgtTAGGGTTTCAGCCCACAGAGAGAGATAAGTACCttaaagagccaggtgtggtggcacaggcctttaatcccagcactgggcaggcagaggcaggcggatctctgtgagttcgaggccagcctggtttacataaggagttccaggccagccagggctacatagtgatttcctgtctcaaataaagaaacaaaaaaagtgcATTAGACCCCTATAAGgtggctcggcaggtaaaggcacttgtcaccaatcATGAGCATTGCAGTTTGGTCCCCGGGACCTATATGGTGGCACTGACTCCTGCAGTTTTTCCTCTGAATGCCACAGGGgtgccatgcacacatgcactcccaTATAACCAcgataaagtttttaaaaattatgtgtgttaCCGATAACTtgtatttagaaaaaataaaaagtataaaccAAATAGGATGGCAgccacttgtttttttttgtcattcaatAACtctatttatgatattcattaattacattaattgtattgatttattgcactcatgatattatgtcctgatactactgtccgtttgtggggcttttccatcacacaaaacagagacgCTGTACGTAGGAATCATTGATGGCagacacttgtaatctcagcactcaaaggctgaggcagaaagatggtgggttcctggccagcctgggctatatatccaaaccttatctcaaaaaaaaaaaaaaaaaaaaaaaaaaaaagccaagtgggATGACTTACAtatataatcccagccctcaggaagcaggagccagcctgatctacatagctgTAGGCCAgacagggctgcatagtgaaaccttgtctcacagcagagagagagagagagagagagagagagagagagagagagagagagagagagagagagagagagagaaggattttctttggtatcttttttttttttttttttaagatttatttatttagtatgtatacagtgttctgtgtgcatgtacacccacagaccagaagagggtaccagatctcattacagatggttctgagccaccaagtatgtggttgctgggaattgaactcaggacctctaggtagaacaagcagtgctcttaacctctgagccatctctccagcccctttctttgGTATTTTATGGCATATAAATCTTGGCTCCACCTGTAAACCTGGAAATGCGTTCCTAGAGAAGGCGTCCAATTTCTGTATATTATTAATGATAACATTATAGTCCTTATAAACCACAAAATAATTCATgattccttctttctccccttgAACAGCCTCAGTGGAAGGAGAGGCCAGAATCAGCAGCTGAGGAGATGGGGGCACAAGTGTTAACTGACCCCCACCCAGTCCACCCTGAAGCTCTTACTGGTAATTAACCCTCAGTTGCCCAGTGAGGTGGGTCAGTATTAACATCTAcagaaggagggctggagagatggttaagagagcttgctgctcttgcagaggacccaaggctggttcccatcacccacatggggCAGCTCACTCACAACCTCCAggaactccagctgcaggggatctgacaccctcttccggcctccccaggcacctccACATATACAGGTGGCATAAACAGAGATATACAAATGACAGAGTCTTTAAAAGATCCCTAAAACAATGTTAATAAAGCATTTGACAAGTTCACAAAAATTCTCTTTTTCACACATAGCAATTGGTCTAGACAATCTTTGTTCCAGGGCCAAGAAGGAATGGAGACTACATTCTATGCTCATGCTTTGAATCTCGGGAATTGGTCTTGATAGCCCTGTCTCCAGGgtcaggaagaagcagaggttATGTTATATACTTATGCCTCGGAGGGTGGACACTTCTCTCACTTtcctgtttattattttatttttgagacgggccgtgtagaccaagctgacttcaaactcacagtgtaaccaggaatgaccttgaactcctgaccctcctgcctctccctcctgagggcCGAGCTCATAGGTGCGCACCACCATttcctgtgtgtggtgtgtgtgtgtggtgctaggaatggaacccagggctcggTCCACACCGGGCAAGCACCGTACCAGCCGAGCTACAGCCCCGCCCGGCTTCAGGGCTCCCTCCCCTCGCTGGCTGGGGACCTGGCTGCCCCTGGTTGGAACAGCACTTGGACCATTAACCCAAACCCGTCTTTAGTTTACAGGCTGGTGACCTACATCTTCGTCTACGAGAACCCGGTCTCCCTGCTCTGCGGCGCCATCATCATCTGGCGCTTCGCTGGCAACTTCGAGAGGACCGTGGGCACCGTCCGCCATTGCTTCTTCACCTTGATCTTCACCGTCTCCTCCGCCATCATCTACCTGTCCTTCGAGTCCGTGTCGTCGCTGTCCAAGCTGGGGGAGGTGGAGGACGCCAGAGGGTTCACCCCCGTGGCCTTCGCCATGCTGGGACTCACCTCAGTCCGCTCTCGGATGAGGCGGGCCCTGGTGTTTGGCGTGGTGGTGCCTTCCGTCCTGGTGCCGTGGCTGCTGCTGTGTGCCTCCTGGCTCATCCCTCAGACCTCCTTCCTGAGTAATGTCTCTGGCCTTCTCATCGGCCTGTCCTGTATCCTTCCTGGAAGGGGGCAGCTGAGGGAAGCTACACCAGAGGGCAAACCCACTTGGAGGGTGTGGGGTGTTCAAGTACACAGGCAGTCTGGGTTTGGCTCCCGCTTTGAAAACCTCGGAGCCTTGGgcagctcttccttccttccctggacCAGGACTCATCTGGAAAATATGAATATGGTTGCCTGCCCGGGCCAGCTCAAACCCATCTAGTTTACAGTTGGCGGTTTAAGCTTAATTATACTGGCCTGCCTTTTTTGTTGTAATCTACTCAACTAACTCTAGCGTGAAGCCACACTGGAGGAGGCCAGGGAGGTGGCTTTCTCAGTAAAGGATCTGTGCAAGCTTGACATAATCCATAGCCCTGGATCGTAATCTCTGATCCCTGAACTGCAGGGATCACTGCAGTTCAGGGATCAGAGATCACTGCTAAGGCTCACTGGCCCACCACGCCCAGCCTAGTGTGGTAAGTTCCAGatcaagtgagagaccctaatTCCTGAGCATCGACACCCgaggttggcctctggcctccacacagagTGGTCATTGGAAGAACCCGAGACGTCCATCACCTGGAGGTGTTCGTGGACGGGTTAAGAAACAGACCTGGGCTTGCTGagatttttgttctctttttgctGGGTTGAGAGCATCAAGCTCAGGGCGTTGTGCGTGATTGACAGGCActcgaccactgagctacatcccagcccttaattttcttttttctcagaggGAAAGGGGTTGTAATAAGGTCTTGCTATATGGCCCAGGTTAGACCCAAACTCAAGACccacctcagtttcctgagtgccaGGGTTACTGTCACGTGCCATCATACCTGGTTCCATACTCCAGTTAGAAATGTCTTGGTGTgcgcttgctttcttttttaaggtttatttttgtttatgggtAAGTCTGTGGATACGTGCACCTGCAGGCTGgcactgaggaggccagaagaggatatcaagtcccctggaactggagttacaggagctgccatgtgggtgctgggagctgaacttgagtcctctggaagaacagtttaCACTCTTAACTGTGAAGCCATCTTTAGATTCCCCTGCCCTCAGACggtaacttgttttgttttgttttttgagacagggtttctctgtttagctttggtacctgtcctggaactcactctgtagaccaggctggcttcgaactcacagagatctgcctgcctcttcctcctaagtgctgggattaaaggtgtgtgtgtgcacacaccggCTTGCCTCTTCTAATTTTGAGGTAAGGTGGAAGGTAGCTCACTGGGCCTGGAGCTGACTGAGGCGGCAAATTGAAGTCAGTCCTCCAGCCTctggagtagctgggattacattCAGCCGATTAGTACCGGAAATATCCATTTTAGGCGGGGCTGGGGgtccaacctaggccctctggtCAAGTCCCTACTGAGCTACAAGACCAGCATTACCCTTATCTGGCATTTATTAGAGACTGAGCCTCCTTAATTAGGAATTCTGAGATCCAGAATACTTCAGAAtctggaatgttttttttttttttcttttttttctggagctgaggaccgaacccagggccttgcgcttgctagacaagcgctctaccactgagctaaatccccaactcccagAATCTGGAATGTTTTGACCATTATTATGAGACAGATGGAACATTCTGCACCTGACCTGACTGTAGTCAAAGTAAGGACATGGATGTACCCCAAATACTGTGTCAAGTCACCTCAGGCTGTGTGAGGTACAAGTGGATTCTGTCATACAGGTGCAAGTATTCAAATAACCTGTGAGACCCGAGATACTTCCCCCACACTATTTTGGATAAGGAGCACTCAACCTGTACTTACCCCTTGGTGCAGGCATAAAACAGATGCGTAATATTTACTGAAGGGCGGCTAGCAAGGTGGCCTGCTGGGTAAAAGGGATTGCggctaagcctgacaacctgagttccatccctgggaccttcatggtggagggagagtggattccaactccagaaagttgttctcccaacccctccctacacacacacacacacacacacacacacacacacactggcacacttgcctccatgtgcatgtacacacacacagaatatgtaCGTAATAAAATTGTAGAAGGGTTTGTGGCACAGGCTATTCAGCAGTGGCAGACAAACACAAAGACGGTGACTACATGGAGAAATGCTTCCGGAGAAGCCGCATTGGAATTTGCCTCCTCATCAAGGGGTCTGAGGTACGAGGCCAGACTAGGCTACCTATATGTCCCTCCCTCAGCAAAAGGCCATGTGAAGTTCAGTTGGTCACACTGAGGCAGAGCACCTTTGATTTGGAGCGAACATCCAGGAGTGTACCAGTCTCTGTGTTATATTAGGCCCGGATtgtaaactgggtggtggtggcgcacaccttaaacCCAGcatgcagaagacagaggcagatggatctctgagttccagatcagcctggtctacagagctccatagagaaacctcgtctcaaaaagccaaaaaagaaaaaaaaaaaaaaaccaccgtGGCTATGGTTGGAAGGCTCAGGGGTGTGTGTGAATTCTGATGCATGTCTCGCGTGGCATTGCTTCCTGTGAGGCGTGTGGATGGGAATGTTCAGGCCTCTACAGAGACTGAGGCTGAGGCATACACCTGTGTTTCCCGGGGGCTGGGTCCTCCAAGGGCTTGTCAGCTGCCCCGGTTCTTGCTGCCTTCAATTTTTCTTAATACACCCACCTCAGATGGCCTCACCTACTGCTACTCCCTGGACCTCTCTGAGCGAGTGGCCCTGAAGCTTGATCAGAAGTTCCCCTTCAGTGTCATGAGGAGGATTCCCCTGTTCAAGTACGTCTCAGGTTCTTCTGCCGAAAGAAGAGCAGCCCAGAGCCGGAAGTAAGTGATGAGTCCCCTGGCCTGTTTGCTTGCTTGG
Proteins encoded:
- the Rhbdd2 gene encoding rhomboid domain-containing protein 2, with amino-acid sequence MAAPGPASRFWCSCPEVPSATFFTALLSLLVSGPRLFLLQPPLAPSGLSLRSEALRNWQVYRLVTYIFVYENPVSLLCGAIIIWRFAGNFERTVGTVRHCFFTLIFTVSSAIIYLSFESVSSLSKLGEVEDARGFTPVAFAMLGLTSVRSRMRRALVFGVVVPSVLVPWLLLCASWLIPQTSFLSNVSGLLIGLSYGLTYCYSLDLSERVALKLDQKFPFSVMRRIPLFKYVSGSSAERRAAQSRKLNPAPGSYPTQSCHPHLAPSHPVTQMQHASGQKLASWPPGHMPSLPPYQPASGLCYVQNHFGPNPSASSVYPASAGTSQGVQPPSPISCPGTVYSGALGTPGASGPQESSKVAMP